The genomic interval CGGGCCTGTCATGTCCGCTGGTAGCAGCATTGCCGGCGGCGGCCCAGTCCAAGGTCAATATCGAGCAGGGCTTTGCCGATTCCCTCACCGCGATGCCGAAGGAGGAGCTGAGCGTCTCCGGCGGCTTCTACGTGCCGGCCTATTCCAGCGTCGCGATGAGCCAGGGCAAGCTGCGCGTCGATTTCTCGGTGACGCTGAGCGTGCACAACACCTCCGAGACGCAGCCGCTGATCGTCAAGCGGATCGCCTATTTCGACACTGCCGGCAAGATGGTCGAGAGCTATCTGAAGGCGCCGGTCGCCTTGAAGCCGCTGGCCACCGTCTCCGTCTTCATTCCGACCGACGACATCCGCGGCGGAACTGGCGCCAATTTCATCGTCGACTGGGCGGCTAGCGGCGAGATCGCCGAGCCCGCGGTCGAGGCCTTGATGGTTGGCGGCGTCGCCAATGCGCACTACGCTTTCGTCAGCCAGGGCCGTCCGACCCGGACGGTCGGCAAGAAGTAACAGGCGGCCGGTGCAACGCCGGCCGCTCAACAAGAACACAATGAGGAAATGCCCATGTCGTCCAGCTTCGATTTTGCGCCCCTGTTCCCGCCGGGGCTGCCGGCTCCCTCTGCGCGCTGGACGGGGCTTGCCAAATACAGTTTTGTCGGCGGCAACAACGATTCCGAACAGGTGCCGGTGGACGAGCTGATCGCGGCGGTCGACAGCGCCTTGCGGCGCGAGGGCCGGATGCTCGCGACCTACGGCCTGGCGCATGGCCCGCAGGGCTACCTGCCGCTGCGCGAATTTTTGACCGCCAAGCTGAAGCGCGATGCCGGCATCGCCTGCACGGTCGATGATCTCCTGATCGTATCGGGCTCTCTGCAGGCGCTCGATCTCGTCAACCATACGCTGCTCGCGCGCGGCGACACCGTCATCGTCGAGCAGGAGACCTATCAGGGTTCGCTCAACCGGCTGACGCGGCTCGGCGTCAACACTGTCGGCATTCCGCTTGATGACGACGGCATGCGGATGGATGTGCTGGCCTCGACGCTGGCCGACCTCAGGGGTCGCGGCATCAAACCAAAATACATCTACACTATTCCGACCGTGCAGAACCCGACCGGGTCCATCATGCCGGAGAGTCGCCGCGCCGAGCTGTTGAAGCTCTCCGCCGAATACGGCGTGCCGGTCTTCGAGGACGACTGCTATGCCGACCTCGTGTGGTCGGGCGAGCGGCCGCCGGCGATCTATGCGATGGCTCC from Bradyrhizobium arachidis carries:
- a CDS encoding PLP-dependent aminotransferase family protein translates to MSSSFDFAPLFPPGLPAPSARWTGLAKYSFVGGNNDSEQVPVDELIAAVDSALRREGRMLATYGLAHGPQGYLPLREFLTAKLKRDAGIACTVDDLLIVSGSLQALDLVNHTLLARGDTVIVEQETYQGSLNRLTRLGVNTVGIPLDDDGMRMDVLASTLADLRGRGIKPKYIYTIPTVQNPTGSIMPESRRAELLKLSAEYGVPVFEDDCYADLVWSGERPPAIYAMAPKGGVIHIGSFSKSIAPALRVGFIVAPWDVMSRMLALKTDAGSGALEQMVLAEYCKPHFSTHVPALTKVLRTKLDTLMEALNEQFGTSAEFEEPKGGIFLWVKLPDNVDTLKLYQAALAAGVSINPGPEWSTSKGHSGSRLRLCFASPTHQQIRDGVAVLAEVCRREFGVPARSANVEKAQA
- a CDS encoding DUF3124 domain-containing protein, producing the protein MRIVLALIAGLSCPLVAALPAAAQSKVNIEQGFADSLTAMPKEELSVSGGFYVPAYSSVAMSQGKLRVDFSVTLSVHNTSETQPLIVKRIAYFDTAGKMVESYLKAPVALKPLATVSVFIPTDDIRGGTGANFIVDWAASGEIAEPAVEALMVGGVANAHYAFVSQGRPTRTVGKK